In the Diprion similis isolate iyDipSimi1 chromosome 2, iyDipSimi1.1, whole genome shotgun sequence genome, one interval contains:
- the LOC124415839 gene encoding F-box/LRR-repeat protein 15 produces MIHLVDLPWVDVVYAHIFSHLNLQDLFSLRCVSKELCLLVDKYFVPWQSLDLSDYTCIGSTAFGVLVRSCNNLKYVNLKNNNWLDSIQLMLLLHKHCNLTALDLSGCNNVCLHRSSIDISKCQNLTSIKLQNCTWVTERFLLNLAQCTKLQEVILADCYQVSDQAVISFCQNSGR; encoded by the exons ATGATACATTTGGTGGACTTACCTTGGGTGGATGTGGTCTATGCGCATATTTTTTCCCACTTGAACTTACAAGATTTGTTCAGCTTGCGATGCGTTTCAAAAGAACTTTGCCTTCTTGTCGACAAATATTTCGTTCCGTGGCAATCGTTGGATCTCTCTGATTATACTTGTATTGGATCTACTGCTTTTGGA GTATTGGTGCGATCTTGTAACAACTTGAAATATGTTAatctaaaaaacaacaacTGGCTCGACAGTATTCAACTCATGTTATTGTTACACAAGCATTGTAACTTGACAGCGTTAGATCTGAGCGGATGTAACAATGTATGCCTGCATCGCAGTTCCATTGATATTTCCAAGTGTCAGAATCTCACTTCAATAAAACTACAGAATTGCACGTGGGTTACTGAACGGTTTTTACTGAACTTAGCACAATGCACTAAATTGCAAGAGGTGATATTGGCAGACTGTTATCAAGTATCAGATCAAGCAGTAATTTCTTTTTGCCAAAACTCGGGGAGGTGA